The nucleotide sequence AAGCAAGTCACATATTGCTTGGAAGACCTTGGCAATTTGATAGGCGTACCCTCCATGATGGTTACAAAAATAAGTACAGCTTTACCAAGAATGGCAGAAACATCACTTTGGCTCCTTTACCCCCTCATCAAGTTCTTGAAGAGCAAAATCAAATCAAGAAATCTGTAGCAACCAGTGCTAAACAAAGTAAGGATGAAAATGAgagttcaaaagaaattgtgagTAAAGAATCTGATAAGAAaagtgagaaaaagaaagaaaaaaaaaagtgaatttctatacaaaagaaagagagattaaGAGAGCTATGGTTTCACAGAAGCCAATGatgttgatcttgtataaggaaGCTTATCTCTCAACAACTAACCTTGATGATTCTTTGCCTAGTACTGCCATATCTCTTTTACAGGAATTTCAAGATGTTTTTCCAGAAGAGATGCCACCAGGATTGCCACCAATTAGAGGCATTGAACATCAAATTGACCTAGTTCCGGGTGCCCAAATTCCAAATAGACCAGCTTATAGATGCAGCCccgaagaagcaaaagaattgCGAAGACAAGTTGAAAAGTTGATGAACAAAGGTCATGTTAGAGAGAGCATGAGCCCATGTGCTGTTCCAGTTTTGCTAGTTTCCAAGAAAGATGGAACTTGGAGGATGTGCATTGACTGCCGTACTATCAACAAAATAACGGTAAAGTATTATTATCCTATTCCCCGTCTTGATGACAtgcttgatgaactccatggttCCACTATCTTTTCTAAAATTGATTTGAAATCTGGATATCATCAAATTCGAATGAAAGAGGGAGATGAGTGGAAAactgcttttaaaacaaaacatgGACTTTATGAGTGGTTAGTTATGCCCTTTGGATTAACTAATGCACCCAGCACTTTTATGCGCTTAATGAATCATGTCTTGCGGAAGTTTATTGGAAAATTTGTGGTTGTCTACTTTGATGACATATTGATTTACAGCAAGAACTTGCATGAACACTTAGGGCATttaaagaatattttatttgagcTAAGAAAAGAGCAATTGTATGCTAACCTTAAGAAGTGTACATTTTGTTTGGACAAAGTTGTATTTCTTGGCTTTGTTGTAAGTACTAGAGGTGTAGAagttgatgaagagaaggtaaAGGCAATCAAAGACTGGCCTACACCAACTACCATCACTGAAGTTAGGAGCTTCCATGGCTTGGCGGGATTCTACCGAAGGTTTGTTCCAAACTTTAGCACTATAGCTGCTCCATTGACAGAAATCATCAAGAAAAGTGTTGAATTCAAATGGGGTGAAGCACAAGAGAAAGCATTCAACACTTTGAAAGAAAAGCTAAGTTCTGCccctttattacttttaccagaTTTCTCTAAAACTTTTGAAATGATGCTTCTGGTATTGGTATAGGTGCTGTCCTAATACAAGATAAGAGACCCTTGGCTTACTTTAGTGAGAAGTTGAGCGGAGCTGCCTTGAACTACTCCACCTATGACAAAGAACTCTATGCATTGGTGAGAGCATTAGAGACGTGGCAACACTACCTATGGTCAAAGGAGTTTGTTATTCACACCGATCATGAATCTTTGAAGCATTTGAAGAGCCAAGGTAAGCTTAATCGAAGGCATGCTCGTTGGGTTGAGTTTATTGAGATGTTCCCATATGTTGTCCAATACAAGCAAGgtaaaaataatattgttgCTGATGCGTTATCAAGAAGGTATATTCTTCTATCTACTCTTTCAGCAAAGTTTTTGGGGTTTGAACATATCAAGGAGTTGTACCCACAAGATTCTGAGTTTTCAACAGTTTTTGAAGCTTGTGAAACAAAaccttttgaaaaattttacaaGCAAGATGGGTACTTATTTCGGAAAAATAAGCTTTGCGTTCCGAAGTGTTCTTTACGTGAGCTTCTTGTCAGGGAGTCTCATGAGGGAGGATTAATGGGACATTTTGGTATTTTTAAAACTCTGGAAATTTTGAAAGAACATTTCTTTTGGCCTCACATGAAAAGAGATGTTCACAGAATTTGCAACAGATGTGTCACTTGCAAAAAGGCCAAATCAAGAGTGAAGCCTCATGGATTATATAAAGCTTTACCTATTCCTAGTCACCCTTGGACTGATGTTTCTATGGATTTTGTTTTAGGTTTACCTAGAACTAGAAGGGGAAAAGATTCAATTTTTATTGTAGACCGATTTTCTAAAATGGCGCATTTTATCCCTTGTCATAAAACTGATGATGCCGTTCATATTGCTGAATTGATGACGAaggatgagaagaagaagaagatgatgaaggagaaggaaagaagaagattaagacaggagaagtagaagaagaaggagaagaaggagaagaagatgaagaggttgaagtattacaagaagatgatgatgatgatgatgatgatggaggagaagaagaaggagaagaagaagaaaaagaagaagttcGAGAAGCAGGAGAAGACAAACAAGTagtggaagaagaaagagaagaaaaagaacaagaggaagaaggaggaggaggcgaagaagaggaggagaagaagatggggaagaaggagaggaaggagaagaggaggaatagGAAGAAgtgggaggagaaggaggaggtgaAAGAACAAGAagcagaagaggaagaggaagtagatggagaagaagaagtagaagaaaaagaataggaaaaagaagaagaaggagaagagggagagtaAGAAGAAGTGGGAGAAGacggaaaggaagaagaagtggaAGAAGTAGAGGAAAAgttacaagaggaagaagaaggagaagaagaagaggaagaagaagaagaagaagaagaaggtggagagcgaaaagatgaagaagaagaagaaggagaagacgaagaagatggagaagaagaagaagaagaaagagaagaagtagTAGACGTAGAAAAAGAAGAggtaggagaaggagaagatgatgatgatgaaggcgaagaagaagaagaagaagaagaaggagaagaacaagaagaagttggagaggaaggggaagagaaaaaagaagtcgaagaagaaggagaagagaaagaacaaggggaagaagatggaggagaagTAGAAAATGAAGATGgtggataagaagaagaagcgcaagaagaagaagaagagcgagaagaaggagaagaagaagaggaaggagaagtggGAGaagtagaaggagaagaagaagaggaaggagaagagggagaagaagaagaggaagaatgagaagaataagaagaagaagaggaatgggaagaaggagaagaagaagaaagagaaggagaagaagaagaagaatgtcaCGTACGAAGGGAAtcctagataagataggaaaacctcCATTCCTGCAGAATTTTGCGCAATCAGATGAAACTGCCAAATTCGTACCCCAACCGAACTCGGACTACCACGAAACTGGATTCGTTGGATTCGGAACGAAAAATTCTTTTAGATGATACTTTTCCACTTTGAAtggacttctgtagagtttcCGAAATGCCCCTCAACATGAGAACGCGTGGAACAGTGTTACAGCCACGTTTTCTAACCATACATCTTTCAGTTATGAAAACGTGTTTAAAcatgtcccttgccttctggagacttatgtaCCTCCATTAGTGGCACACATtttcatgcatcccaattttccgaattcagtccatgcttcgagataagcccacaacacTGAATCAgactcgttgcagcagctttcctcctaatgatgagcCAGCATGTATTCTTGCCAATACATGCCTTGGTGCACATGCCCCCAGCCCTATGCTCTTGGATAGTACTCCTagatcttgcacacgtttccccAGGTGATCCTAtggcccagatttggtctccaagttgcccaaatctccaGAAAGCAcggtcagacctcgaacccgtccagcgatccgatctggtttataccttgaccCGCCTctggtccagccccgattcgagaaGCCGTGACAAGAAGAacacgaagaagaaggaggaggagaagacgaagaagatggagaagaagaagaaggaacagaccagggagaaggaggaggagagggagaaggaggaggaggggcagaagaagaagaagaagaagaagaagaaggagaggaagaagaagtagaagaaggagAATAAAAAGATGGATGAGGAggtgcaggaggaggagggaagaaagagaagaagaagaagaagagggagaagtagaaggagaagaagaagaggaaggagaagagggagaagaagaagatgaagaatgagaaaaagaagaagaagaagaggaatgggaagaaggagaagaagaagaaagagaaggagaagaagaaggaagaagaaaaacaagaaggaagatggaagaaggaagaagaaaaacaagaagtggAAGAAGATGGGGAAGCGAGAGAAGGAGCAGACTAGGGAGAAggatgaggaggatgaggaggaggaggaggtgaagaagaaggggaagaagatggaggagaagaagaagatgaagagggtggcgaagaagaagaagagcaagagaagagggagaagtagAAGTAGAAGAATGAGAATAATGagaagtggaagaagaggaatgaGAAGCaggtgaagaggaagaaaaaggaggaggacAAGAAGAAGTAGAAGCTGAAGATGATGACGAaggatgagaagaagaagaagatgatgaaggagaaggaaagaagaagattaagacaggagaagtagaagaagaaggagaagaagatgaagaggttgaagtattacaagaagatgatgatgatgatgatgatgatgatggaggagaagaagaaggagaagaagaagaaaaagaagaagttgGAGAAGCATGAGAAGACAAACAAGTagtggaagaagaaagagaagaaaaagaacaagaggaagaaggaggaggaggcgaagaagaagagaagaagaagatggggaagaaggagaggaaggagaagaggaggaatagGAAGAAgtgggaggagaaggaggaggtgaAAGAACAAGAagcagaagaggaagaggaagtagatggagaagaagaagtagaagaaaaagaataggaaaaagaagaagaaggagaagagggagagtaAGAAGAAGTGGGAGAAGacggaaaggaagaagaagtggaAGAAGTAGAGGAAAAgttacaagaggaagaagaaggagaagaagaagaggaagaagaagaagaagaagaagaaggtggagagcgaaaagatgaagaagaagaagaaggagaagacgaagaagatggagaagaagaagaagaagaaagagaagaagtagTAGACGTAGAAAAAGAAGAGGTAGGAGATTTCAAGAAATGGCAGATCTATTCACTCTATCAATAACCGAGCCGGATCTGGTGTATCATAGGGGATTTGCCTTTTCTATTGATTCCTACGGGTTGGATCAGATTTGAACTGGGGATAAAGGATTTGCAGTCCCCCGCCTTACCACTTGGCCATGCCGCCAAATCCGATCCaaaaaaaatggataatatTTTTATCCATCCATATTCtattactaattttttttgatcTTGAATCCCATTGTACttatcccttttctttgaggggGCGCGAGTCCCTCGGAGCGGAAGCGGgggaaaggaaggagagaggcAAGAAGCAAAGAACCGAGACggaagcaaaagagattttctTATTACTTCAAGGGGCTGTCTAAGGTTCCTCCTACCCAAATGCGAGTAGTCGTTGCCTTAAATAGACCTGGAGTTACATTGGATTCCAATTCATTTTGGAGTCCGGGGTCAGACTGTCTCCTCACGTGGACGACAGACAAAACAATAAAGAATGACACgacataaagaaaaggaaaagaaagaccgAAAGGACTCAACAGTAAAAAGCAAGCAGTAAACAGTACTGCTTTTACAAAAGTGCTTTATTGCACAGTGTCTTTGGTCCGCCGAAAGCTGATTCCTTCGTACGTCCTTTTCTTGTCCTCTGCTGGTGGAGATGCCATCCGTCAGAGTGACGTGACATTGGTCTGTGTTGCTTTCTGCCGAAAGTAGATTCCTTCGCTGCCAAGAAAGCATCTTTCCTGCCAAAAGCTATTTCTTGCTGgtcaagaaagcatctttccTCAGGGAATGGATTCCTTCCGCCTGAAGGAAAGCATCGATGTGATGTAAAGTGGCCTCGGGCTGAGCCACCCTGCAAAGGTGATTCCTCCTGTTGGATGGAGGACGTCCTTCTTCGTGCTGGCTTCACGGGCGAGCACTGCTGATCTGATCCGATCCAGCTTTGTTCAGAGTATCTTCTCTGGACTTGTCTTGGTCTGAAGCGATTCCTTCTTCTGCAAGACTTGATGAAGAATAGCTATAGCGCTTATTAACGTCTTTTATAGCTATAGAGCTTATTAGCTTCTTTTAACCAGAATTGGTTATTACCAATCTGTTGCCAAGgagttaatttattttttaactctATGAACCTTCTATCATTCAGATAGCCTTCATCATGATATTGGTTCAATAACCTCCCAGAATACTTCTCTGAGAACGAGTAATAATACTCCCTTTGTTCCTGGCTAAGAACAAAGTTGGTTGCAATGAATTAATTGCAATATAGCAATTTGCTATCAAGGCTATTCTTCCAAACAGAATGCCAAAAGTGGGAAGTGCTTCCTCACTGCGTCCCGTAGGATTATTCCCAGTATTTCGGGAAGTGCATCAGCACTGCGTCTCATATTATGAGAAGTGCTTCCTCACTGCGTCCCTTGGGGATAATTCCCAATGTTTCGGGAAGTGCATCAGCACTGCGTCCCCTGTTATCACAAGTGGGAAGTGCTATTAGCACTGCGTCCCCTGATTTATCAAGCAGATAAAATTTTCTGTCCTGATCTTGTTCCTGCATGACAGACAGGTTAGGGAGGACTATTTTCAAATCcagtattataatatttataatactCTATAGCATCTATTATTGATGCATAATCAGGCAAGCAATTTACCTCGGGGTGTTTCCCCTTTCTTACCAGAGCTTGGTGCTGTGGTTGACTGCAGCTAGCATTGTTGGCTGTTCCTGCATCAAGAATTTCTTGTGGTTGCGATAATTTCACCTTTTCATTAAGATGCACCATTATCTGTTTAATAACCTCATAATTTGGGTTCACAAAGGGAAGCCTAATTTGTTTGCCCCTTTTTTGGAACATTATTCCTGTATAATCTATCTTATTGATAGGCATAATTTGGTCTAGGAAAGGTGTTCCTAGAATGACATTATGTGTCAAATTTTCTATTATTACAAAGGATGTTTTCATCTTTGTTTCCTCTGTAATAATATATGCATCCAACAATTGATTGGATATACTTAATCTGGTTCCTTCTGCTATAGTAGCTGATTGGGTTGTTTTAACCAGATAAGTCTTAGGGATAATTCCCTCTTTGATACAATTAAAATCTGCTCCAGAATCTATCCGAGCAATAATATTTGGTATGACAAGTTTATTaacctttattttaatattgacATACCATTTCGGGGTGATTACCCTTTGCAATAAGTGTACATCTTGAGAAGAtatattttcttcttcattGATTACACTTTTCCCTTTTAAAGATTTTTGGGAATTTTCTAAGTCTGTGATTCGAGACTTAATCTGAttattttcagattttaaaaGAGCTATATCCATTTCTAACTCTTCAATTTTCTGTTTCAATTCATTTGTTGAAACAGGTTTTTCCCTGATTTGGGATGAGTAAAATCGATTCATGACTTCACTCAATTGGTATGTGTAAGTAGGGATTTTAGGCCCTATTTCTGTATTATTCGGGTTCTTTTCTATTAAGAACTCGAGCAAAGTCTTCCTTGCATCTAAATCCTTAATTTGATCAAGGAGTTCAAGAATATGTTCTTGCTCTCTGGATAGAacatttatattgttcatttcGACTATGGATTTCCAATAGTCATTTTTGCAGCTTGCTCTACTGCAACATGCCTCTCTttctgaagaagaggaagatgagATGGTGTCTATTTCATCATCTGCATCAGAAATATCAGAATCTATTTCCTGATCTGATGAAGATGCTAGCACTATTTTTGCTATTTGTGCTTTTGTCTCTTCATCATAACTGAGATTATTAATCCGTTTCTTTATCTTGCAGTACTTAGAAGTATGACCTTTTTTCCCGCAAGTATAACACGTAAGTTCATTCTtaggtgttttagttttaggAGGTAAATTTCTCCTACGAGGTTTGGGCTTTCTTTCCCTTTCCCTTCGCGATTTGCGATGTTTATGCTTTTTTATAGGTGGTGTATCCTCTCCTATATCACAAGCAAATTGGTCACAGAATTCACCTAGTTGATGTTTTTCTGTGAGCCTCTGTTTTTTCAACTGTCTTTTTAACCTTAAGTCATTACATAAGGCAAGACCTTCCTGGACACAAGTATTAATAAGTTGTCCATAGGTATATTGTTGATAATTTATAGAAATTCCATTATTTCTATTTCTCAGGACTCTCTTAATTCTTTCCGCAAATAAATGCGGGAGTCCTTCTATAAATTTAGACTTCCAACCTTCTGAGTTTGAGTCCGGTAATTGCATGACTCTGCTAAGGAAAGTATCCTTATACCATCTGAAATGGGTTAAGGTTGGGCATTTAAGATTGATCAATAATGATTTGATCGTATCGGTCACTGAGATTTCATGACCTAACCAGT is from Phoenix dactylifera cultivar Barhee BC4 unplaced genomic scaffold, palm_55x_up_171113_PBpolish2nd_filt_p 001255F, whole genome shotgun sequence and encodes:
- the LOC120108282 gene encoding uncharacterized protein LOC120108282, whose product is MSQGGSEEAPIDTKLNIQALQQQFQRMNAQLEEIRERLDHNDQQVNQIQQGTMPRGRRQNRRPSIPPADHVDTYEGENEEFDDETSLASIRRQRDHRPRRHRQHMHQNRDVVDRNTGSIKLSLPPFQGKNDPDAYIEWERKVELVFDCHNYSEEKKVKLAAVSFTDYAIVWWDQLVLSRKRNREIPIDNWDDMKATMRRRFVPSHYYRDLHLKLQSLKQGTKSIEEYHKEMEITMIRANVEEDREATMARFICGLNREIANVVELQHYVEIEDVVHMAMKVERQLKRGRRSSSKHEAAGSSNWKSKWSPTPKQEENPTSSPKEEKTMTKQSEKGTSSNQTQKNRDIKCFRCQGFGHISSQCPNKRTMILLDNGDIVSEEENDKESMPQLEDASDIEQAVVGQALVVLRALHVQAQTDNDEQQRENIFYTRCHVNERVCGLIIDGGSCVNVASKLMVDKLGYSDEVLCDVVPMQASHILLGRPWQFDRRTLHDGYKNKYSFTKNGRNITLAPLPPHQVLEEQNQIKKSVATSAKQSKDENESSKEIEFQDVFPEEMPPGLPPIRGIEHQIDLVPGAQIPNRPAYRCSPEEAKELRRQVEKLMNKGHVRESMSPCAVPVLLVSKKDGTWRMCIDCRTINKITVKYYYPIPRLDDMLDELHGSTIFSKIDLKSGYHQIRMKEGDEWKTAFKTKHGLYEWLVMPFGLTNAPSTFMRLMNHVLRKFIGKFVVVYFDDILIYSKNLHEHLGHLKNILFELRKEQLYANLKKCTFCLDKVVFLGFVVSTRGVEVDEEKVKAIKDWPTPTTITEVRSFHGLAGFYRRFVPNFSTIAAPLTEIIKKSVEFKWGAVLIQDKRPLAYFSEKLSGAALNYSTYDKELYALVRALETWQHYLWSKEFVIHTDHESLKHLKSQGKLNRRHARWVEFIEMFPYVVQYKQGKNNIVADALSRRYILLSTLSAKFLGFEHIKELYPQDSEFSTVFEACETKPFEKFYKQDGYLFRKNKLCVPKCSLRELLVRESHEGGLMGHFGIFKTLEILKEHFFWPHMKRDVHRICNRCVTCKKAKSRVKPHGLYKALPIPSHPWTDVSMDFVLVSLVRRKLIPSYVLFLSSAGGDAIRQSDVTLLALLQHASLSEEEEDEMVSISSSASEISESIS